The Flavobacteriaceae bacterium 3519-10 genome includes a window with the following:
- a CDS encoding Phenylacetic acid degradation protein PaaN, ring-opening aldehyde dehydrogenase: MKLKNYIYGQWSEGSGEEIPLYNAVNGELVAISDTGGIDYQQALDYGRTVGYKNLSSMTFYDRGEMLKKVALYLLERKKKYYELSYKTGATHADSWVDIEGGFGTFFTYSGLAKRMLPNTPFWVDGDTQKISANGTFIGTHILTPSEGISVQINAYNFPVWGMMEKLSTSLLAGVPSIVKPATPGSYLTNAVFTDMIESGILPEGAIQLVCGEPGNMLDYVQDGDSVLFTGSARTGKKLKSLPSVSTNAVRFNMEADSLNCSILGLDAKPGTPEFDLFIKEVRNEITTKAGQKCTAIRRIMVPENLVDEVQNALGKALDQTKIGNPLNRETRMGSLVGKQQYEEVLKNVNLLKAETELIYDGQHELLDASYESGSFMSPKIFYNDKPFEKNISHDVEAFGPVSTLMPYRDAEEAAALAKRGKGSLVGSIVSNDEKFVAETSWKMASQHGRIFVLNRDSAKESTGHGSPLPTLMHGGPGRAGGGEEMGGLNGLHFFLQKTAIQGSPDMLSAITKVYQQGATQNFSDRHPFRKFFEKVEIGDSLETAGRTVTEADIVNFSNVSWDHFYAHTDSTSLNGTIFDKTVAHGYFILSAAAGLFVSGKKGPVIANYGLENASFFKPVYAGDTITVYLTAKEKINKGVKGRNIPSGVVKWLVEVVNQRDEIVCVATILTLVAKQSPFMELNAKEIQKRLNGLTDSTERKFGEMTPQMMVEHLEEVMRNGFSKLDPSDFPEIPAEKMDLLQDWIYTEQKIRPGAKYPMLAEGEMPTLRFKNLAQAKEKLMQTLKEYLIYYRENPDAEHFHPRFGTLNKEMMELFHRKHFTHHFEQFGL; this comes from the coding sequence ATGAAACTAAAAAATTATATATACGGCCAGTGGAGCGAAGGTTCCGGCGAAGAAATTCCATTATACAACGCAGTAAACGGTGAATTGGTTGCCATTTCCGATACCGGCGGTATTGATTACCAGCAGGCGCTGGACTACGGACGCACCGTTGGTTATAAAAACCTTTCGTCCATGACCTTTTACGACCGTGGCGAAATGCTGAAGAAGGTCGCTCTTTATCTTCTGGAGAGAAAGAAGAAGTATTATGAGCTTTCTTATAAGACGGGTGCAACACATGCTGATTCGTGGGTAGACATCGAAGGTGGTTTCGGTACGTTCTTCACCTATTCCGGTCTGGCAAAACGGATGTTGCCTAACACGCCGTTCTGGGTAGATGGTGATACGCAGAAGATTTCAGCAAACGGAACGTTCATCGGAACTCATATCCTGACGCCAAGCGAAGGTATTTCGGTTCAGATCAATGCGTATAACTTTCCGGTATGGGGAATGATGGAAAAACTTTCCACTTCACTTCTGGCAGGTGTTCCAAGTATTGTAAAGCCCGCCACACCGGGATCTTACCTTACCAACGCGGTTTTCACCGATATGATTGAAAGCGGAATTCTGCCTGAAGGTGCCATACAGCTGGTTTGCGGTGAGCCGGGAAATATGCTCGATTATGTGCAGGATGGCGATTCTGTGCTTTTCACAGGATCGGCCAGAACGGGTAAAAAATTGAAATCGCTTCCTTCTGTATCAACCAACGCCGTGCGCTTCAATATGGAAGCCGATTCATTGAACTGCTCCATTTTAGGCTTGGATGCAAAACCCGGTACCCCGGAATTTGATCTCTTTATTAAGGAAGTCCGCAATGAGATTACTACCAAGGCAGGTCAGAAATGTACAGCAATCCGCCGTATTATGGTGCCGGAGAATTTGGTTGATGAAGTTCAGAATGCCCTAGGTAAAGCTTTGGACCAGACCAAAATAGGTAATCCGCTGAACCGCGAGACACGCATGGGTTCTTTAGTTGGTAAACAGCAGTATGAAGAAGTTCTTAAAAATGTTAATCTTCTTAAGGCCGAAACCGAACTTATCTATGACGGGCAGCATGAACTTCTGGATGCCAGTTACGAGTCAGGATCTTTCATGAGTCCGAAAATCTTTTATAACGATAAGCCTTTCGAAAAGAATATCTCTCACGATGTGGAAGCGTTCGGACCTGTTTCTACGCTTATGCCATACCGCGATGCCGAAGAAGCCGCTGCATTAGCAAAACGCGGAAAAGGAAGTTTGGTGGGTTCCATCGTTTCCAACGACGAGAAATTTGTCGCTGAAACTTCCTGGAAAATGGCTTCGCAGCACGGACGTATTTTCGTCCTGAACCGCGACAGTGCCAAGGAAAGTACCGGTCACGGCTCACCGTTGCCTACACTTATGCACGGCGGACCGGGAAGAGCGGGTGGTGGCGAAGAAATGGGCGGGCTTAACGGTCTGCACTTCTTCCTTCAAAAAACGGCCATTCAGGGTTCACCGGATATGCTTTCTGCCATTACAAAGGTGTACCAGCAGGGTGCCACGCAGAATTTCTCTGACAGACATCCTTTCAGAAAGTTCTTTGAAAAGGTGGAAATCGGTGATTCGCTGGAAACCGCCGGCCGGACGGTTACCGAAGCCGATATTGTTAATTTTTCCAATGTCTCCTGGGATCATTTCTATGCCCACACTGATTCCACAAGTTTGAACGGAACCATCTTCGACAAAACCGTTGCACATGGATATTTTATCCTTTCAGCGGCAGCGGGTCTGTTTGTTTCCGGCAAAAAAGGGCCGGTAATCGCCAATTATGGATTGGAAAATGCAAGTTTCTTCAAACCTGTATACGCAGGAGACACCATTACTGTTTATCTTACCGCAAAAGAGAAAATAAACAAAGGTGTAAAAGGACGCAATATCCCAAGCGGCGTAGTAAAGTGGCTTGTTGAAGTTGTAAATCAGCGTGATGAGATCGTATGTGTTGCCACGATCCTTACACTGGTAGCGAAACAGTCGCCGTTTATGGAGTTGAATGCGAAGGAAATTCAGAAGCGTTTGAACGGATTAACTGATTCCACCGAAAGAAAGTTCGGCGAAATGACTCCGCAAATGATGGTGGAGCATCTGGAAGAAGTGATGCGCAACGGTTTCAGTAAACTGGATCCCTCAGACTTCCCGGAAATTCCGGCGGAAAAAATGGATTTGCTGCAGGACTGGATCTACACTGAGCAAAAGATCAGACCCGGCGCAAAGTATCCCATGCTTGCGGAAGGTGAAATGCCAACCCTCAGATTTAAGAATCTTGCTCAGGCCAAAGAAAAGCTCATGCAAACCCTTAAGGAATATCTTATTTACTACCGTGAGAACCCGGACGCGGAACATTTCCATCCTCGTTTCGGAACACTGAACAAAGAGATGATGGAGTTATTCCACAGGAAGCACTTCACGCATCATTTTGAGCAGTTCGGCTTGTAA
- a CDS encoding LSU ribosomal protein L17p, protein MRHGKKFNHLGRTTSHRSALLSNMACSLIEHKRINTTVAKAKALRVYVEPLLTKGKEDTTHNRRTVFSYLQSKEAVAELFRTVAPMIAERNGGYTRIIKTGFRQGDAADMAMIELVDFNDIYNPNEEEKKATRRSRRGSSAKAETVTAEVKEAPAKEEAKAEETTGEAAESADHKTD, encoded by the coding sequence ATGAGACACGGTAAAAAATTTAATCACTTAGGAAGAACAACTTCACACAGAAGCGCATTGCTTTCTAACATGGCTTGTTCTCTTATTGAGCATAAAAGAATCAACACTACAGTTGCTAAGGCGAAAGCTTTAAGAGTGTATGTTGAGCCTTTACTAACTAAAGGAAAAGAAGATACTACACATAACAGAAGAACAGTTTTCTCTTACCTGCAAAGCAAAGAAGCAGTTGCTGAATTATTCAGAACAGTTGCTCCTATGATCGCAGAAAGAAACGGTGGTTACACAAGAATCATCAAAACTGGCTTCCGTCAGGGTGATGCTGCTGATATGGCGATGATAGAGCTTGTAGATTTCAACGATATCTACAACCCAAATGAAGAAGAGAAAAAAGCAACAAGAAGAAGCAGAAGAGGTTCATCCGCTAAAGCTGAAACAGTAACTGCTGAAGTGAAGGAAGCTCCTGCAAAAGAAGAAGCGAAAGCTGAAGAAACTACCGGCGAAGCCGCAGAATCTGCAGATCACAAAACTGACTAA
- a CDS encoding Citrate synthase (si) — protein sequence MSDNKVVLNYDGNSYEYPIVDSTIGDRGIDISKLRDQTGLITLDLGYKNTGATLSDITYLDGDNGELYYRGYPIEQIAEKSNFTEVMYLLLHGELPTKDQFSGFEGGIKKYNFVADEMKKILDVFPRSAHPMGVLSSLTSALTAFNPKAVDVSSKEEMDEAAEMLLAKFSHLCAWTYRKKMGLSINHGDDSLNYVENFYKMCFRRPNQQFELDPVVVGALDKLLILHADHEQNCSTSTVRMVGSAHTGLFASVSAGISALWGPLHGGANQAVIEMLEMIEQDGGDVAKYVEKAKNKEDNFRLMGFGHRVYKNFDPRATIIKKAADDILNSLGIEDKALDIAMQLERVALEDEYFVSRKLYPNVDFYSGIIYRALGIPTEMFTVMFALGRLPGWISQWKEMRLHNDPIGRPRQVYQGAQKRDYLDLSAR from the coding sequence ATGTCAGATAATAAAGTAGTACTGAACTACGACGGAAATTCCTATGAATACCCGATTGTAGATAGCACCATCGGTGACAGAGGAATAGATATTTCTAAATTAAGAGACCAAACCGGTCTTATTACACTCGATTTAGGGTATAAAAATACAGGCGCAACCCTTAGTGATATTACTTATCTGGATGGCGACAATGGCGAACTTTACTATCGCGGCTATCCGATTGAGCAGATCGCAGAAAAATCTAACTTCACCGAGGTGATGTACCTGCTTCTTCACGGCGAACTGCCAACAAAAGACCAGTTCTCCGGCTTCGAGGGTGGAATTAAAAAATACAATTTCGTTGCGGACGAAATGAAGAAAATTCTTGACGTATTCCCACGTTCCGCGCATCCGATGGGCGTTCTGTCATCACTAACATCCGCATTAACAGCATTTAACCCGAAAGCAGTGGACGTATCTTCAAAAGAAGAAATGGATGAAGCTGCAGAAATGCTTTTGGCTAAATTCTCTCACCTTTGCGCCTGGACTTACCGTAAAAAAATGGGTCTTTCCATCAACCACGGTGATGACAGCCTGAATTATGTAGAAAATTTCTACAAAATGTGTTTCCGTCGTCCGAATCAGCAATTTGAACTTGATCCGGTTGTAGTAGGGGCTTTAGATAAACTTTTAATCCTTCACGCAGATCATGAGCAAAACTGTTCTACATCAACCGTAAGAATGGTGGGTTCCGCTCACACCGGTCTTTTCGCATCAGTTTCTGCAGGTATTTCTGCACTTTGGGGCCCACTTCACGGTGGTGCAAACCAGGCGGTGATCGAAATGCTCGAAATGATCGAGCAGGACGGTGGCGATGTTGCAAAATATGTGGAGAAAGCTAAAAACAAAGAAGATAACTTCCGTTTGATGGGCTTCGGACACAGAGTTTACAAAAACTTCGATCCGCGCGCAACCATCATCAAGAAAGCGGCTGATGATATTCTAAATTCACTCGGGATTGAAGATAAAGCTCTGGACATCGCGATGCAGCTTGAAAGAGTAGCACTCGAAGACGAGTATTTCGTAAGCAGAAAACTCTATCCAAACGTAGATTTCTACTCCGGAATCATCTACAGGGCGTTAGGCATCCCAACCGAAATGTTCACCGTAATGTTCGCATTGGGAAGACTTCCGGGATGGATCTCGCAATGGAAAGAAATGCGTTTGCACAACGACCCGATCGGCCGTCCAAGACAGGTTTACCAGGGTGCCCAAAAGCGCGATTATTTAGATTTAAGCGCAAGATAA
- a CDS encoding Enolase — MSYISYIEARQILDSRGNPTIEVDVFTESGAMGRAAVPSGASTGEHEAVELRDGGSVYMGKGVLKAVENVRDVIAPELVGLQVYDQNFIDQIMIELDGTKNKGNLGANAILGVSLAAAKAAAAELKMPLYKYVGGVNANTLPVPMMNVINGGSHSDAPIAFQEFMVMPVKADSFSHALRKGTEIFHSLKSILHSRGLSTAVGDEGGFAPTFKGTEDALDTLLQAIEKAGYKPGDDIMIALDCAASEFYKDGTYDYRKFQTPDSAQFSSSEQVSYLAELASKYPIISIEDGMHEDDWAGWKELTEKIGDRVQLVGDDLFVTNVERLSRGINEGIANSILVKVNQIGSLSETMAAVQMAQHNRYTSVMSHRSGETEDSTIADLAVAMNCGQIKTGSASRSDRMAKYNQLLRIEEALGETAIFPGLDTFKINRS; from the coding sequence ATGAGTTACATTTCTTACATTGAAGCAAGGCAGATTCTGGATTCCCGCGGAAATCCTACAATCGAAGTAGACGTTTTCACCGAGAGCGGGGCCATGGGTCGCGCCGCTGTACCTTCCGGCGCCTCCACGGGCGAGCATGAAGCGGTTGAACTGCGTGATGGCGGGTCAGTTTATATGGGTAAAGGCGTACTGAAAGCCGTAGAAAATGTAAGAGATGTAATAGCACCGGAACTTGTAGGTTTGCAGGTGTACGACCAGAATTTCATCGATCAGATTATGATCGAACTGGACGGAACTAAAAACAAAGGTAATCTGGGCGCAAACGCAATTCTTGGTGTTTCACTTGCTGCTGCCAAAGCCGCTGCCGCAGAACTCAAAATGCCACTTTACAAATATGTGGGCGGTGTAAATGCAAACACGCTACCCGTTCCGATGATGAATGTAATTAATGGCGGTTCGCACTCTGATGCGCCGATTGCATTTCAGGAATTTATGGTGATGCCGGTGAAAGCAGATTCGTTTTCACATGCTTTAAGAAAAGGAACCGAAATTTTCCACAGCTTAAAATCAATCCTTCATTCAAGAGGACTGTCTACCGCAGTGGGTGACGAAGGTGGTTTCGCGCCGACATTCAAAGGAACCGAAGATGCACTGGATACCTTGCTTCAGGCAATAGAAAAAGCAGGTTACAAGCCTGGCGATGACATTATGATTGCGTTAGACTGCGCAGCCTCCGAATTCTACAAAGACGGAACTTACGATTACCGGAAATTCCAGACGCCGGATTCGGCACAGTTCAGCAGCTCCGAGCAGGTTTCTTATCTGGCTGAATTAGCTTCTAAATATCCTATTATTTCAATTGAAGACGGTATGCACGAGGACGATTGGGCAGGTTGGAAAGAACTTACCGAAAAAATCGGCGACCGCGTTCAGCTTGTTGGGGATGACTTATTTGTAACCAACGTAGAAAGACTTTCGCGTGGAATTAACGAAGGAATCGCGAATTCTATTTTGGTTAAGGTTAACCAAATCGGTTCACTTTCAGAAACCATGGCTGCCGTACAGATGGCTCAACATAACAGATATACCTCTGTAATGTCTCACCGTTCCGGCGAAACTGAAGATTCTACAATTGCAGATCTTGCAGTGGCGATGAATTGCGGACAGATTAAAACAGGTTCGGCATCACGTTCAGACCGTATGGCAAAATACAACCAACTCCTTAGAATTGAGGAGGCATTAGGCGAAACGGCAATCTTCCCGGGTTTAGATACATTTAAGATAAACCGGTCATAG
- a CDS encoding 3-oxoacyl-[acyl-carrier protein] reductase paralog, with protein MSQVNKMVLILGANSDVAKQCILQYAQKGFAVTAASRDLNSLTSFVDAHQLDDFVEVIYFDAVDFSSHQKFNNELKTKPNIVIYAAGFLRQNDEVCRNFSDAFEMMKVNYAGAVSVLNIIAEDKSNTNLERIIGLSSLSGVRGRKSNYIYGSTKAAFTTYLAGLRQDLSSRNITVNVLVSGYIRTKINEGLQLNESLIMEPDYVAKHIVNAGNSFAIVPNWKWKIIYWILKLSPESLVAKLP; from the coding sequence ATGTCGCAGGTCAACAAAATGGTTTTAATTCTCGGCGCCAATTCCGATGTCGCCAAACAGTGCATTCTACAGTATGCCCAAAAAGGATTTGCGGTTACGGCGGCTTCAAGAGATTTAAATTCACTGACTAGTTTCGTGGATGCCCATCAACTCGATGATTTTGTTGAGGTGATTTATTTTGACGCGGTTGATTTTTCGTCGCACCAGAAATTTAATAATGAGCTTAAAACAAAGCCCAATATTGTAATTTATGCCGCCGGATTTTTAAGGCAGAATGATGAAGTGTGCAGAAATTTCAGTGATGCTTTCGAAATGATGAAAGTGAATTATGCCGGCGCGGTTTCTGTTTTAAATATTATCGCGGAAGATAAATCAAACACAAACCTAGAAAGAATCATAGGTTTATCCTCGCTTTCAGGCGTTCGCGGCCGAAAAAGCAATTATATTTACGGAAGTACAAAAGCGGCCTTCACAACTTATCTTGCGGGTTTGAGGCAGGATTTGAGTTCGCGGAACATTACCGTAAATGTTTTGGTCAGCGGCTACATACGAACCAAAATTAATGAAGGTTTACAATTGAATGAATCTTTAATCATGGAACCGGATTATGTTGCCAAACACATCGTGAATGCCGGAAATTCCTTCGCCATCGTTCCAAACTGGAAATGGAAAATCATTTACTGGATTCTGAAATTATCTCCAGAATCTTTAGTGGCGAAACTTCCTTAG
- a CDS encoding DNA-directed RNA polymerase alpha subunit, which translates to MAILTFIKPDKVILLNSDDFKGKFEFRPLEQGFGLTIGNALRRVLLSSLEGYAISSIKIEGVEHEFSTIPGVIEDVTEIILNLKQLRLKAKSEASAAETVTAKVTGQTTVTAGDLGKSIQGFEILNPDLVICNLNKEVKFELTFNIEKGRGYVPSDQNKTGSAPIGTIAIDSIFTPIKKVQYSVENYRVEQKTDYEKLVLDIETDGSISPQNALTEASKILIYHFMLFSDERITLETEAVKASIQYDEETLHTRQLLKSKLTDMDLSVRALNCLKAAEVETLGELVSYTKSDLMKFRNFGKKSLTELEELVHAKGLNFGFDVAKYKLDADK; encoded by the coding sequence ATGGCAATTTTAACATTTATTAAACCCGATAAGGTAATCTTACTCAACTCCGATGATTTCAAAGGTAAATTTGAATTCAGACCATTGGAGCAGGGATTCGGATTAACCATCGGCAATGCTTTGAGAAGGGTTTTACTCTCTTCTCTGGAAGGATATGCTATCTCATCTATTAAAATAGAAGGCGTAGAGCACGAATTTTCAACTATTCCCGGCGTTATTGAAGACGTTACAGAAATTATTCTGAATCTGAAGCAATTAAGGCTAAAAGCTAAATCTGAAGCTTCTGCAGCAGAGACCGTTACCGCAAAGGTTACCGGCCAAACTACTGTTACCGCAGGAGACCTAGGAAAATCAATTCAGGGCTTCGAAATTTTGAACCCCGATTTGGTGATCTGCAATCTTAACAAAGAGGTGAAATTTGAACTTACGTTCAATATCGAGAAAGGAAGAGGTTACGTTCCGTCTGATCAGAACAAAACCGGCAGTGCGCCAATTGGTACCATTGCAATCGACTCTATCTTCACCCCGATCAAGAAAGTTCAGTACAGCGTTGAAAACTATCGTGTAGAGCAAAAAACAGACTACGAAAAACTCGTTTTGGATATTGAGACTGATGGTTCCATCAGCCCTCAGAATGCTTTAACTGAAGCTTCGAAGATATTAATCTATCATTTCATGTTGTTCTCCGACGAGAGAATTACTTTGGAAACCGAAGCCGTGAAAGCCTCCATCCAGTACGACGAAGAAACTTTACATACACGTCAGCTCCTTAAGTCTAAACTTACAGATATGGATCTTTCGGTAAGAGCATTAAACTGCCTGAAAGCTGCTGAAGTGGAAACTTTGGGAGAACTGGTTTCTTATACTAAGTCTGATTTGATGAAATTCAGAAATTTCGGTAAAAAATCTTTAACAGAATTAGAAGAATTGGTGCATGCAAAAGGTCTGAACTTCGGTTTCGACGTTGCTAAATATAAATTAGACGCTGATAAATAA
- a CDS encoding Alpha-1,2-mannosidase: MTKFLTLFSISLLITMNAQKLTSFVNPFVGTKNMGHTFPGATAPFGMVQLSPETNQVPYAVDGKYNPETYRYCSGYQFEDETIFGFAHTHFSGVGHSDLGDFLVMPTTGELNLEPGKINEPKSGYHSRFSKDTEKAEPGFYEVFLDDYGVKAELTSSERVGFHRYTFPKSGESHIILDLMSNIYNYDGKNVWTFVRVEDNQTVVGYRETTGWARTKKVFFAMKFSKPFKNYGRKRYEKVEYNGFYRKFNENENFPEFAGRQIRAYFDFATEQDEQILIKFALSNTSTNGALKNLEAEIPHWNFDQVKAETSGKWGKELSKIEVETLNENDKKTFYTALYHTMMSPILYEDVDGKYLGLDQNIHESEGFTNYSIFSLWDTYRALHPLYNIIQPKRNNDFIHSMMAHHDQSVHKALPIWSHYANENWCMIGYHSVSVIADAIAKGTTNIDVSKALAASKTSSNLKYYDGIEDYLKYGYVPEDKSSSSVSKTLEYAYDDWAIAQIAKKAGDKNAEAEYLKRSESYKKVYNPKTGFMHPKLSDGTFKKDFDPMDTHGQGFIEGNAFNYGLYVPQNVPEMIKLMGGKQKFSKHLDEIFTTEIADKYIEKNEDITRDGIIGNYVHGNEPGHHIPYLYNWTGDAWKTQERVRLIMRKMYSAEEDGLCGNDDAGQMSAWYVFSALGFYPVLPGSDEYQIGSPLVKSAKINLENGKTLSIKTENQSEKNVYVKRVLVNGKELKNHVLKHSDIANGGEIVFVMSNKP, translated from the coding sequence ATGACCAAATTCCTGACACTCTTCTCAATTTCACTTTTAATAACAATGAACGCTCAGAAACTCACTTCTTTCGTGAATCCTTTTGTAGGCACCAAGAATATGGGACATACATTTCCGGGTGCCACTGCGCCGTTTGGGATGGTGCAGCTTTCGCCGGAAACTAACCAGGTTCCGTATGCGGTTGACGGAAAATACAATCCGGAAACGTACCGCTACTGCTCGGGATATCAGTTTGAAGACGAAACTATTTTTGGGTTTGCTCACACGCATTTCAGCGGGGTTGGACATTCGGATCTAGGGGATTTTTTGGTAATGCCGACCACGGGAGAACTGAATTTAGAACCCGGAAAAATCAATGAACCGAAAAGCGGCTACCATTCCAGGTTTTCAAAAGACACTGAAAAGGCCGAACCCGGTTTTTATGAAGTCTTTCTTGACGATTATGGCGTTAAAGCAGAACTAACTTCTTCGGAACGCGTTGGTTTTCATCGATATACATTTCCAAAATCAGGCGAATCGCATATTATTCTGGATCTAATGTCGAATATTTATAACTATGATGGCAAGAACGTCTGGACATTTGTGCGGGTTGAAGATAACCAAACCGTTGTCGGATACCGCGAAACAACAGGTTGGGCTAGAACCAAAAAAGTGTTTTTTGCGATGAAGTTCTCGAAACCGTTTAAAAATTATGGCAGAAAGCGCTATGAAAAAGTAGAATACAACGGCTTCTACAGAAAATTCAATGAGAACGAAAACTTCCCTGAATTTGCCGGCAGACAGATCCGCGCTTATTTCGATTTTGCCACTGAACAGGACGAACAGATTCTGATCAAATTTGCGCTTTCCAACACTTCGACTAACGGCGCTTTAAAAAATCTGGAAGCAGAGATTCCGCACTGGAATTTTGATCAGGTAAAAGCAGAAACTTCCGGAAAATGGGGAAAAGAACTTTCGAAAATTGAAGTGGAAACTTTAAACGAAAACGATAAAAAAACTTTTTACACGGCACTTTATCACACGATGATGTCGCCAATTCTGTATGAAGATGTAGACGGAAAATATCTCGGACTCGACCAAAACATTCACGAGTCTGAAGGTTTTACCAACTACTCTATTTTTTCGCTCTGGGACACGTATCGTGCGCTGCATCCGCTTTACAACATTATTCAACCCAAAAGAAATAACGATTTCATTCATTCGATGATGGCGCATCACGACCAAAGCGTGCATAAAGCGTTGCCGATCTGGAGTCATTACGCGAACGAAAACTGGTGTATGATCGGTTATCATTCGGTGTCGGTAATTGCCGACGCCATTGCGAAAGGGACCACAAATATTGACGTAAGCAAAGCTTTAGCAGCTTCAAAAACCTCATCAAACCTCAAATATTACGACGGAATTGAAGATTATCTGAAATACGGTTACGTGCCCGAAGATAAAAGCAGTTCATCGGTTTCTAAAACGTTGGAATATGCGTATGATGATTGGGCAATTGCGCAGATTGCAAAAAAAGCCGGCGATAAAAACGCTGAAGCCGAATATCTGAAAAGAAGTGAATCGTACAAAAAAGTGTACAATCCGAAAACCGGATTTATGCATCCCAAACTTTCAGACGGGACTTTCAAGAAAGATTTCGACCCGATGGATACGCACGGACAGGGCTTTATCGAAGGAAATGCTTTCAATTACGGATTGTACGTTCCCCAAAACGTTCCGGAAATGATTAAATTGATGGGCGGAAAACAAAAATTTTCCAAACATTTAGATGAAATTTTCACCACTGAAATCGCTGATAAATACATCGAGAAGAACGAAGACATTACGCGCGACGGCATCATCGGAAACTACGTTCACGGCAACGAACCCGGACATCACATCCCTTATCTCTACAACTGGACGGGCGATGCGTGGAAAACCCAGGAACGCGTGCGGCTGATTATGCGGAAAATGTATTCGGCGGAAGAAGACGGACTTTGCGGAAATGATGACGCCGGCCAAATGTCGGCGTGGTATGTTTTCTCGGCGCTTGGTTTTTACCCTGTTTTGCCCGGTTCAGATGAATATCAGATCGGTTCGCCATTGGTGAAATCGGCTAAAATTAATCTCGAAAACGGTAAGACTTTATCGATTAAAACCGAGAATCAATCAGAGAAAAACGTTTATGTTAAACGAGTTTTGGTGAACGGAAAAGAACTTAAAAACCACGTTCTTAAGCACAGTGACATTGCAAATGGAGGCGAAATTGTTTTCGTGATGAGCAATAAGCCGTAG
- a CDS encoding Methylglutaconyl-CoA hydratase yields the protein MNNGFVNHEIKNNIAEITFGHPKSNSLPGEILEKLAQTILQTGKDAAVKAILLKSDGEKAFCAGASFDELLSIEELEASTKFFGGFAKVLNAMRNCGKLVIVRVQGKTTGGGVGIACAADYCFAVENAAMALTELNLGIGPFVIGPYVERKIGNSAYAAMSIDADFRSANWCEKHDVYHSVSPTIAEMDAKLDEFLAALSVRSTDALALIKKVSWEGTEHFESLMPERIHMSASLILEDSAKKSIEEIKARLSAK from the coding sequence ATGAACAACGGATTTGTAAACCACGAAATCAAGAACAATATTGCCGAAATCACTTTCGGACATCCAAAAAGTAACTCTCTTCCGGGTGAAATCCTGGAAAAACTGGCCCAAACTATTCTGCAAACCGGAAAAGATGCAGCTGTAAAGGCCATCCTACTTAAATCTGACGGAGAGAAAGCCTTCTGCGCCGGTGCCAGCTTCGACGAACTTCTGTCCATTGAAGAGCTTGAAGCTTCTACGAAATTCTTTGGCGGTTTTGCGAAAGTGCTCAACGCAATGCGCAATTGTGGCAAACTGGTAATCGTTCGGGTTCAGGGAAAAACAACCGGTGGTGGAGTAGGAATTGCCTGCGCGGCAGATTACTGTTTTGCTGTTGAGAATGCGGCGATGGCTCTTACAGAACTGAATCTGGGAATCGGACCTTTTGTTATCGGGCCATATGTGGAGAGAAAAATCGGAAATTCTGCATACGCAGCAATGTCAATTGATGCTGATTTCCGCAGCGCAAACTGGTGCGAAAAGCATGATGTTTACCATTCAGTTTCTCCAACGATTGCTGAAATGGATGCAAAACTTGATGAATTTTTGGCTGCGCTTTCGGTTAGAAGTACAGATGCCTTGGCGTTAATCAAGAAAGTATCCTGGGAAGGCACCGAACATTTCGAAAGTCTGATGCCGGAGCGCATTCATATGAGTGCAAGCCTGATTCTGGAAGATTCTGCCAAAAAAAGCATCGAAGAAATTAAAGCGAGACTCAGCGCAAAGTAA